The following are from one region of the Stanieria sp. NIES-3757 genome:
- a CDS encoding GCN5-related N-acetyltransferase → MKATFPCWRLFCHPQSCSVSLKPETSNPQKPNLQQFTIRNAEQKDISDVTDVLTYGFYQFPEFFSWLYSPLKLSIYEDLRNRFRTCPPNYSCLVASLVEPTGQSIIVGTVEISLRYPSFWSSDSQYPYISNLAVARLYRRRGVAQKLLASCEQIALEWGYQETRLHVLEDNQPAKQLYFQRGYQIYQQESSWRKLLFNSSQRLLLSKQLSN, encoded by the coding sequence GTGAAGGCTACGTTTCCTTGTTGGCGTTTATTTTGCCACCCTCAATCTTGCTCCGTTTCCCTTAAACCAGAAACTAGTAACCCACAGAAGCCAAATCTGCAACAATTCACTATTCGTAACGCCGAACAAAAGGATATATCTGATGTAACGGATGTTCTTACTTATGGTTTTTATCAGTTTCCTGAATTTTTTAGTTGGCTTTATTCACCTCTTAAACTCAGCATTTATGAAGATTTACGCAATCGTTTTCGGACTTGTCCGCCTAACTACTCTTGTTTAGTTGCTAGTTTAGTCGAGCCTACTGGGCAATCTATTATTGTTGGTACAGTAGAAATTAGTCTGCGCTACCCTTCTTTTTGGTCAAGCGATTCTCAGTATCCCTATATTTCTAATTTAGCGGTAGCTCGTTTGTATCGTCGTCGAGGAGTTGCTCAAAAGTTATTAGCAAGTTGCGAGCAAATTGCCTTAGAGTGGGGATATCAAGAAACTCGTCTTCATGTATTAGAAGATAATCAACCAGCTAAACAACTCTATTTTCAAAGAGGTTATCAAATTTATCAGCAAGAAAGTTCTTGGCGCAAATTATTGTTTAATAGTTCTCAAAGATTATTATTAAGTAAACAATTATCTAATTAA
- a CDS encoding Phosphate ABC transporter, permease protein PstC, translating into MNDNRNSKIPPRSPLERTLDTSFYWAARIFALAIAGILIWITIQVAIQAMPAISEFGLKFLFNSSWNPVTSQYGVLPAVYGTVVSSFIALLIAVPIGLGVAIFLSEDYLNPKIQRIIVFFVELLAAVPSVVYGLWGIFVLIPFLKEITPLKGPGMLPAALILSVMILPTIAVISRDAIINVPIDLRQAAVGLGATRWEAILKIIVPAASSGIIGGIMLALGRALGETMAVTMLIGNANTINPSVFAPSNTISSLLANQFAEASGLQVAALMYAALILFAITLIVNILAQLLVTRLQKI; encoded by the coding sequence ATGAATGATAATCGAAATTCTAAGATTCCACCACGTTCTCCTCTTGAAAGAACATTAGATACAAGTTTTTACTGGGCAGCCAGAATATTTGCCTTAGCTATTGCGGGAATTTTAATTTGGATCACAATTCAAGTAGCTATCCAAGCAATGCCAGCTATTTCGGAATTTGGACTCAAGTTTTTATTTAACAGTAGTTGGAATCCTGTTACTAGTCAGTATGGTGTCTTACCAGCAGTTTATGGTACAGTTGTCAGTTCTTTTATTGCCTTATTAATTGCCGTACCAATTGGATTAGGAGTTGCAATATTTTTAAGTGAAGACTATCTAAACCCCAAAATCCAAAGAATTATCGTCTTTTTCGTTGAATTATTAGCAGCAGTACCCAGTGTAGTCTACGGTTTATGGGGAATTTTTGTGTTAATTCCTTTCTTAAAAGAAATTACTCCGTTAAAAGGACCAGGAATGTTACCTGCTGCTTTAATTTTATCGGTAATGATTTTACCTACAATTGCTGTAATTTCTAGAGATGCAATTATTAATGTTCCGATTGATTTAAGACAGGCAGCAGTAGGTTTGGGAGCAACTCGTTGGGAAGCAATTTTAAAGATAATTGTTCCCGCTGCTTCTTCGGGAATTATCGGTGGAATTATGCTCGCTCTTGGGCGTGCCTTGGGAGAGACAATGGCAGTCACCATGTTAATTGGTAATGCTAATACCATTAATCCTTCCGTTTTTGCTCCTTCTAATACAATTTCTTCTCTGCTTGCTAATCAATTTGCTGAGGCTAGTGGCTTACAAGTTGCTGCTTTAATGTATGCAGCTTTGATCTTATTTGCTATTACTTTAATCGTAAATATTTTGGCTCAATTATTAGTAACTAGACTACAAAAAATTTAA
- a CDS encoding Amylo-alpha-16-glucosidase, with protein sequence MTESLEFDGKTFVHVETAPIPQWPCVKNEPTIPTLTLKDEDIFLVTDTLGNIPGCLPGETKTTTLGLFCRDTRFLSRLELQIEGRLPILLSSNARRGFTLSALCANPHLEDQEIGAETIGIQREIVINGGLFEELAITNYRTSSVSFELSLSFDADFVDLFEVRGWERQERGKLLRLMEDDSSSSTEISESDLPSSELAQARNPSIYESHPDFVGRNLSEPLKSERTEELTLAYQGLDGAVMETRIQFSSRQPDYFKGHTAVWRLTLDSHQTIILSYRVQLFTNSRSVSIVGTPITLMQAKAAESMELQEWQQQVTTIRSDSNTFNRLIEEAKQDIYLLRQTFEDKKALSAGIPWFSTLFGRDSLIAAWQTLILDPQIAKDTLTILAQYQGKTDDEWREEEPGKILHELRLGEMARCDEIPHTPYYGTVDATPLWLILYAEYYAWTGDRDTLEKLWESALAAMGWIDRNCKKTGYLSYYRRSSGGLVNQGWKDSGDSIVNRQGKLATGSITLCEVQAYVYGAKTRMGEIAKLMKRIDLAERWYREAQELKSRFNRDFWLPDLDYCALALDGEGKPVDSITSNPGHCLAMGILQPEKAMNVAERLRAPDMFSGWGIRTLSSFSPAYNPMGYHVGSVWPHDNSIIAVGLRSLGIIDHALEVTQGIVDMTLQQPYLRPPELFCGYERTEENNPVRYPVACSPQAWATGALFQLLQMAINLIPDAANNCLRVVEPVLPEFINSLALQNLKIGSTILDLEFERSGGTTACRVAKKRGNLRVFFEA encoded by the coding sequence ATGACAGAGTCTCTCGAATTTGACGGCAAAACGTTTGTTCACGTAGAAACTGCACCTATTCCTCAATGGCCTTGCGTAAAAAACGAACCGACAATCCCCACTCTAACTCTCAAAGATGAAGATATTTTCTTAGTTACAGATACCTTGGGCAATATCCCTGGTTGTTTGCCTGGAGAAACTAAAACAACCACTTTGGGATTATTTTGTCGAGATACTCGCTTTTTAAGTCGTCTAGAATTACAAATAGAAGGTCGGTTACCCATTCTTCTCAGTAGTAATGCTCGTCGCGGTTTTACCCTTTCTGCTCTCTGTGCGAATCCTCATTTGGAAGATCAAGAGATTGGGGCAGAAACTATTGGCATTCAAAGAGAAATTGTCATTAATGGTGGATTATTTGAAGAATTAGCCATCACTAACTATCGAACTAGTTCGGTTAGCTTTGAATTGAGTCTTAGTTTTGATGCTGATTTTGTTGACTTGTTTGAAGTGAGGGGTTGGGAACGTCAAGAGCGCGGTAAACTGCTGCGCTTGATGGAGGATGATAGCTCTTCCTCAACAGAAATTTCTGAATCAGATTTACCAAGCTCGGAATTAGCACAGGCACGGAATCCTTCCATTTATGAGTCTCATCCTGATTTTGTCGGACGTAATCTTTCTGAACCACTTAAATCAGAGCGAACTGAAGAATTAACACTGGCATATCAAGGTTTGGATGGAGCAGTCATGGAGACGCGCATCCAATTTTCGTCCCGTCAACCAGACTATTTTAAAGGTCATACGGCAGTCTGGCGATTGACGCTCGATTCTCATCAAACCATCATCTTGAGTTACCGTGTTCAACTATTTACTAATAGTCGTTCTGTTTCAATAGTAGGAACACCAATAACTTTGATGCAAGCCAAAGCTGCCGAGTCAATGGAGTTACAGGAATGGCAACAGCAAGTCACCACCATTCGTTCTGATAGCAATACTTTCAATCGTCTGATCGAAGAGGCAAAACAAGATATTTATTTGCTACGCCAAACTTTTGAGGATAAAAAAGCTTTATCGGCTGGAATTCCCTGGTTTTCTACCTTATTTGGACGTGATTCACTGATCGCTGCTTGGCAAACCCTGATTCTCGATCCCCAAATTGCGAAAGATACCTTAACTATTTTGGCGCAATATCAAGGAAAAACTGACGATGAATGGAGAGAAGAAGAACCAGGTAAGATTCTGCACGAACTCCGCTTAGGTGAAATGGCTCGTTGTGACGAAATTCCCCATACACCTTATTACGGAACAGTAGATGCTACTCCGTTATGGTTAATTCTCTATGCCGAATACTATGCTTGGACTGGCGATCGCGATACGCTTGAAAAGCTTTGGGAATCTGCCTTGGCAGCTATGGGTTGGATCGACCGTAACTGTAAAAAAACAGGTTATTTAAGTTATTATCGTCGTTCTTCTGGTGGTTTAGTTAATCAAGGTTGGAAAGATTCTGGAGATTCAATTGTCAACCGTCAAGGAAAACTTGCCACCGGCTCAATTACTCTGTGTGAAGTTCAAGCTTATGTCTACGGGGCAAAAACTCGGATGGGAGAGATTGCCAAACTGATGAAAAGAATCGATCTAGCCGAAAGGTGGTATCGAGAGGCGCAAGAGCTTAAAAGCCGTTTCAATCGAGACTTCTGGCTTCCCGATCTAGATTACTGTGCTTTGGCTTTGGATGGAGAAGGAAAACCTGTAGATAGTATTACTTCCAACCCTGGTCATTGTTTGGCTATGGGTATTTTACAACCAGAAAAAGCGATGAACGTAGCCGAAAGATTGCGTGCGCCAGATATGTTTAGTGGTTGGGGTATTCGGACTCTCAGTAGTTTTTCTCCTGCATATAATCCGATGGGCTATCATGTTGGTTCAGTTTGGCCACATGATAACAGTATTATCGCCGTTGGTTTGCGATCGCTTGGCATCATCGATCACGCTCTTGAAGTTACTCAAGGTATCGTCGATATGACCCTTCAACAACCCTACTTAAGACCACCAGAACTATTTTGTGGTTACGAACGCACGGAAGAAAATAATCCTGTCCGCTACCCTGTCGCTTGTTCTCCCCAAGCTTGGGCAACAGGTGCTTTGTTTCAATTGCTGCAAATGGCGATTAACCTCATTCCAGATGCTGCCAATAACTGTCTGCGTGTAGTAGAGCCAGTTTTACCAGAATTTATTAATTCTCTTGCTTTGCAAAATCTCAAAATAGGTTCAACCATACTCGACTTAGAATTTGAACGTTCTGGAGGTACTACTGCTTGTCGAGTTGCCAAAAAACGTGGCAATCTTAGAGTATTTTTTGAAGCTTAA
- a CDS encoding ABC transporter family protein produces MKSRSSYWQLLGYIKAQSTTIIYALICTLIFTIFWPLLAWLAGRMANYIGQGDLIRIAQLAGVAAIVFLLRGIAQYQQNTLMAKSALAITLELRVIIYTHLQKMSLNYFEVAKTGDLSYRLTEDIDRIGEVVNKFFHQFIPCILQLIVVLGYMFYLNWQLTLASFLIAPLMAVLIGGFGEQLLKFSRRSQTRISNLSSLLTEVFSGIRLVQAFAAEEYIIQKFTEEAEQNKQAKYLAERIKAIQFVVVGFLEAMSVVFLFFLGGWQIAQGNLTGSEFVSYVAAVALLIDPISITTSNYNEFKQGEASVDRVFELLKIQPDVLEKEGAIQLASVTGKVEYRQVSFGYSANKTVLKNINLIVNPGETIALVGASGAGKSTLVNLLPRFYNTDAGKILIDGIDIDYFKLKSLRQKIGIVPQETILFSGTIAENIAFGQTFFDLKEVKAAAKIANADRFIEELSQGYYTYVGERGVNLSGGQRQRIAIARAIFLNPSILILDEATSALDSESETLVQEAMMRIMQNRTVFVIAHRLGTVRRANRILVLEQGQIIESGTHEELLEKKGRYARFHAQQFYE; encoded by the coding sequence TTGAAAAGTCGTTCTAGTTATTGGCAACTTCTAGGCTATATTAAGGCTCAAAGCACTACTATTATTTATGCCTTAATTTGTACCTTAATTTTTACAATTTTTTGGCCTCTGCTGGCTTGGTTAGCAGGAAGAATGGCTAATTATATTGGACAAGGAGATCTGATTCGTATTGCTCAACTAGCTGGAGTAGCAGCCATTGTTTTTTTATTAAGAGGAATAGCGCAATATCAACAAAATACTTTGATGGCTAAATCCGCTTTAGCAATAACTCTAGAATTACGAGTAATTATTTATACTCATCTACAAAAAATGAGTTTAAATTATTTTGAAGTAGCTAAAACAGGGGATTTATCTTACCGTTTAACCGAAGATATCGATCGCATTGGGGAAGTAGTTAACAAGTTTTTTCATCAATTTATTCCCTGTATTTTACAGTTAATTGTTGTTTTGGGATATATGTTTTATCTTAATTGGCAATTAACTTTAGCCAGCTTCCTAATTGCTCCGTTAATGGCAGTTTTAATTGGAGGATTTGGCGAACAATTACTAAAGTTTTCTCGTCGTAGTCAAACTCGTATTTCTAATCTATCTTCTTTATTAACTGAAGTATTTAGTGGAATTCGTTTAGTCCAAGCTTTTGCTGCGGAAGAATATATCATTCAAAAATTTACTGAAGAAGCCGAACAGAATAAACAAGCTAAATATTTAGCCGAAAGAATTAAAGCAATTCAATTTGTTGTGGTCGGTTTTTTGGAGGCAATGAGTGTAGTATTTCTATTTTTCTTGGGTGGTTGGCAAATCGCCCAAGGCAATTTAACGGGAAGTGAATTTGTTAGTTATGTTGCTGCGGTTGCTTTATTAATCGATCCCATTTCTATTACTACTAGTAATTATAATGAATTTAAACAAGGAGAAGCTTCGGTAGACCGGGTTTTTGAATTATTAAAAATTCAACCTGATGTTTTAGAAAAAGAGGGGGCGATTCAATTAGCTTCTGTCACTGGAAAAGTTGAATATCGTCAAGTCAGTTTTGGTTACTCTGCCAATAAAACTGTGCTAAAAAATATCAATTTAATAGTTAATCCAGGAGAAACAATTGCTTTAGTTGGTGCTTCTGGTGCAGGTAAATCAACTTTAGTCAATTTATTGCCTCGTTTTTATAATACCGATGCAGGAAAAATTTTAATTGATGGCATTGATATTGATTATTTTAAGCTCAAAAGTTTACGACAAAAAATCGGAATTGTACCTCAAGAAACTATATTATTCTCAGGAACAATTGCCGAAAATATTGCCTTTGGACAAACCTTTTTTGACCTCAAAGAAGTAAAAGCAGCAGCTAAAATCGCCAATGCCGATCGCTTTATCGAAGAATTATCTCAAGGTTATTATACTTATGTCGGAGAAAGAGGTGTCAATTTATCAGGAGGGCAAAGACAAAGAATTGCGATCGCAAGAGCAATTTTTCTTAATCCTTCTATCCTAATTCTTGATGAAGCAACCTCAGCTTTAGATTCAGAATCGGAAACTTTAGTTCAAGAAGCGATGATGCGAATTATGCAAAATCGTACCGTCTTTGTGATTGCTCACCGACTAGGAACTGTTCGACGTGCTAATCGTATTTTAGTTTTAGAACAAGGTCAAATTATCGAATCGGGAACTCATGAAGAGTTATTAGAAAAAAAAGGTCGCTACGCCAGGTTTCATGCTCAACAATTTTATGAATAA
- a CDS encoding phosphate ABC transporter, inner membrane subunit PstA, whose product MTTKIYEPEPFDPASLKRNPSSPRTLFGLVMTGIATLFTILAIIPLLIILSYLLTKGISSLSPMVFTQLPPPPLVEGGGFGNAILGTVLMVGIGAAMSVPIGIMAAIYLSEFSRGKLAEWIRFATNVLSGVPSIIIGVFAYSAIVLTTKSYSAWAGGFALAILMLPIIIRTTDEALKLVPQEVRQASVGIGANDYQTVLQVVLPAAIPAIITGITLAIARAAGETAPLLFTALFTQYWPNWNNLLVEPTASLAVLVYNFAIVPFKNQQELAWGAAFILVLLVLITSIISRIATARRTY is encoded by the coding sequence ATGACAACAAAAATTTATGAACCAGAGCCATTTGATCCTGCCAGTTTAAAGCGCAATCCTAGTTCGCCTCGTACTTTATTTGGCTTGGTGATGACAGGAATAGCAACCTTATTTACTATTCTGGCGATTATACCTTTATTAATTATTTTGAGCTATTTATTAACCAAAGGAATTAGCTCTCTTAGCCCAATGGTTTTTACACAATTACCACCTCCACCCCTAGTAGAAGGAGGAGGATTTGGTAATGCCATCCTTGGTACAGTCCTCATGGTAGGAATTGGGGCAGCCATGAGTGTACCGATTGGGATTATGGCAGCGATTTATCTCTCAGAATTTAGTCGCGGAAAGTTAGCCGAATGGATTCGTTTTGCTACCAATGTACTCAGTGGTGTTCCTTCGATTATTATTGGGGTTTTTGCTTATAGTGCTATTGTATTAACTACTAAATCCTATTCTGCGTGGGCAGGAGGTTTTGCTCTAGCAATTTTAATGCTACCGATTATTATTCGCACTACTGATGAAGCCCTAAAACTCGTTCCTCAAGAAGTTAGACAAGCATCAGTAGGGATTGGGGCGAATGACTATCAAACCGTTTTACAAGTAGTTTTACCTGCTGCTATTCCTGCCATTATTACAGGTATAACCTTAGCTATTGCCCGTGCTGCTGGAGAAACTGCTCCTTTATTGTTTACTGCCCTCTTTACTCAGTATTGGCCAAATTGGAATAATCTGTTAGTAGAACCAACAGCTTCCTTAGCAGTCTTAGTTTATAATTTTGCGATTGTACCGTTTAAAAATCAACAGGAATTAGCTTGGGGTGCTGCCTTTATTTTAGTCTTGTTAGTTTTAATCACCAGTATTATTTCTCGAATTGCTACTGCTAGACGAACTTATTGA
- a CDS encoding P450 cytochrome gives MSKIIIGVMGPGELATPIDIDYAEQLGKLIAENSWVLLTGGRNVGVMNAASLGAKSGGGLTVGILPDRTTARMSEFVDLAIMTDLGNARNNINVLSATVIVACGMGAGTASEIALALKQQKKVILLNADPVSQQFFSNLSPENIVIANDPENAIALIKSFLAQ, from the coding sequence ATGAGTAAAATTATCATTGGAGTGATGGGACCTGGAGAACTTGCCACTCCAATAGATATAGATTATGCCGAACAATTGGGCAAGTTAATTGCCGAAAATAGTTGGGTATTGTTGACTGGTGGCAGAAATGTCGGGGTGATGAATGCAGCTAGTTTAGGCGCAAAATCTGGTGGTGGTTTAACTGTAGGTATTTTACCCGATCGCACTACTGCCAGAATGTCTGAATTTGTAGATTTAGCAATTATGACCGATTTGGGGAACGCTCGGAATAATATTAATGTTCTATCTGCTACAGTCATCGTCGCCTGTGGCATGGGCGCAGGAACAGCTTCAGAAATAGCTTTAGCTTTAAAACAACAAAAAAAAGTAATCTTATTAAATGCCGATCCTGTTAGTCAACAATTTTTCTCCAATTTGTCGCCAGAAAATATTGTGATTGCTAACGATCCTGAAAACGCGATCGCATTAATTAAATCCTTTCTTGCCCAATAA
- a CDS encoding permease, whose protein sequence is MTQLHNAFTLFLSLLVEAMPFLLLGVLLSSSLLFLTDERKLINKLPKNPFLGALVGSCVGFLFPVCECGNVPVARRLLIKGVSPGVAVAFLLAAPTINPVVIWSTWVAFGEQPQIVIFRVLFSLAIATLIGFVFSWQVESKSILQPALVKLLWAKTPSPKFSQEPQLERVPALLQSGTFLLDRGEALPMDGSLFDALPSFTPSTTSLSKSQLFLNNVVQELRELGGMLILGSAIAATIQVFVPREFILHLGQDTITSILAMMLLAAVVSICSTVDSFFALSFAATFTSSSLLAFLIFGPMIDIKGIGLMLSIFKPRIIAYIFAIAAQLTFIFTLTYSYFF, encoded by the coding sequence ATGACTCAACTGCACAATGCCTTTACTCTCTTCCTTAGTTTATTAGTCGAGGCAATGCCTTTTTTACTTTTGGGGGTTTTACTATCAAGTTCTCTGTTATTTTTGACGGATGAACGCAAATTAATTAATAAATTACCCAAAAATCCTTTTCTGGGAGCTTTGGTGGGCAGTTGTGTTGGTTTTTTGTTTCCTGTGTGTGAGTGTGGTAACGTTCCTGTCGCACGAAGACTATTAATTAAAGGGGTGTCTCCTGGAGTAGCGGTAGCTTTTTTGCTGGCAGCCCCAACTATTAATCCTGTGGTAATTTGGTCGACTTGGGTGGCTTTTGGCGAACAACCTCAAATTGTCATCTTCAGAGTCTTGTTTTCTTTAGCGATCGCAACTTTGATTGGTTTTGTGTTTAGTTGGCAAGTTGAGAGCAAGTCAATTTTACAACCCGCTTTAGTGAAACTATTATGGGCAAAAACTCCTTCACCGAAGTTTAGTCAAGAACCTCAATTAGAAAGAGTTCCTGCATTATTACAATCTGGTACTTTTTTATTGGATCGTGGTGAAGCTTTACCAATGGATGGTTCTTTGTTCGATGCTTTACCCAGTTTTACTCCCAGTACGACTTCTTTATCGAAAAGTCAATTGTTTTTAAATAATGTGGTGCAGGAGTTACGGGAATTGGGAGGGATGTTGATCCTGGGAAGTGCGATCGCAGCTACCATTCAAGTGTTCGTTCCCCGTGAATTTATTCTGCATTTGGGACAGGATACGATTACTTCGATTCTGGCAATGATGTTGCTGGCAGCGGTAGTTTCGATTTGTTCGACGGTTGATTCTTTTTTTGCGCTTTCTTTTGCTGCTACTTTTACTAGTAGTTCGCTGCTGGCTTTTTTAATTTTTGGTCCGATGATCGATATCAAGGGAATTGGTTTGATGTTGTCGATCTTTAAACCAAGAATTATTGCTTATATTTTTGCGATCGCAGCCCAACTAACTTTTATTTTTACTTTGACTTATAGTTATTTTTTCTAA
- a CDS encoding glycosyl transferase group 1 produces the protein MRIAQIAPLWERVPPPAYGGTELIVSLLTNELVRRGHDVTLFATGDSQTLAKLESVCPQALRLTGASYEENNFYQTLQHQKIFERANEFDLIHSHVDLATFPYADLVKTPTLYTVHGIIPPDTEPLWLEARHQNFASISDSQRRTDLQLNYVATVYNGINTTIYPFSPEPSNPPYLAFLGRISPEKGPHLAIEIAKKSGWHLKMAGKIDPVDREFFEQQIKPLIDNQEIEYLGEANHQQKCELMGRAVATLFPITWQEPFGLVMVESMAVGTPVIAIAMGSTPEVIKNGQTGFLCHNVPECIAAVDRISEISRSACRDRVVKNFSVERMVDDYEAVYQQLITKQLVENSNVPQLVADLNRLSA, from the coding sequence ATGCGAATTGCTCAGATTGCACCTTTGTGGGAAAGAGTTCCACCACCAGCGTATGGAGGGACAGAATTAATAGTCAGTTTACTTACCAATGAGTTAGTTCGTCGAGGTCACGATGTTACTCTTTTCGCTACAGGAGATTCTCAAACTTTAGCTAAACTAGAATCAGTCTGCCCGCAAGCTCTTCGTTTGACAGGAGCAAGCTATGAAGAAAATAACTTTTACCAGACACTACAACATCAGAAAATATTCGAGAGAGCTAATGAATTCGATCTGATTCACTCTCATGTCGATTTGGCAACGTTTCCTTATGCCGATTTAGTTAAAACTCCTACTTTATATACCGTTCACGGAATTATTCCCCCTGATACAGAACCATTATGGCTTGAGGCTCGCCATCAAAATTTTGCCAGTATTTCCGATTCGCAAAGACGCACAGATTTGCAATTGAACTATGTAGCTACAGTTTATAACGGCATTAATACTACAATTTATCCCTTCTCCCCTGAGCCAAGTAATCCTCCTTATTTGGCTTTTTTAGGGCGTATTTCTCCCGAAAAAGGACCTCATTTAGCCATAGAAATCGCTAAAAAATCTGGTTGGCATTTAAAAATGGCAGGTAAAATAGATCCCGTTGACCGAGAATTTTTTGAACAACAAATTAAACCCTTGATTGATAACCAAGAAATTGAATATCTCGGAGAAGCTAACCATCAACAAAAATGCGAACTAATGGGCAGAGCAGTAGCAACTTTGTTTCCCATTACTTGGCAGGAACCTTTCGGTTTGGTGATGGTAGAATCGATGGCAGTTGGAACTCCAGTAATTGCGATCGCCATGGGTTCAACTCCAGAAGTAATCAAGAATGGTCAAACAGGATTTTTGTGCCACAATGTGCCAGAATGTATCGCTGCTGTTGATCGGATCTCAGAAATTTCTCGCTCTGCTTGTCGCGATCGCGTTGTCAAAAACTTTAGCGTCGAACGTATGGTTGATGACTACGAAGCAGTTTATCAACAACTAATTACTAAGCAGTTGGTTGAGAATAGTAATGTTCCTCAATTAGTTGCAGATCTAAATCGTCTGAGTGCATAA
- a CDS encoding response regulator, whose product MIKVLIVDDQKTVQEILKSYIEEVSDLEIVGFAEDGQMALEQVESLRPDVVLMDIDLPSIDGLTATRIICERFVDTKVIIFSVHDEDTYLNTALHVGAKGYLLKSTPPRELVNAIYSAYKGYFQLGPGLLERYLYKVDQAQSNTTEIEQLRRTIEQQSLLLERIHTNKTQPNRYQSPAGNYNEINHDYRKLEKQFNMLQYQFQKINKQFDILQNFIFIFSVAMVIAIFILILVVI is encoded by the coding sequence ATGATTAAAGTTTTAATTGTCGACGATCAAAAAACAGTACAAGAAATTTTAAAAAGTTATATAGAAGAAGTATCTGATTTGGAGATAGTTGGCTTTGCTGAAGATGGTCAAATGGCCCTCGAACAGGTAGAATCTTTAAGACCTGATGTAGTGTTAATGGATATCGATTTGCCTTCCATAGATGGATTAACAGCTACCAGAATTATTTGTGAGCGATTTGTCGATACTAAAGTGATCATATTCAGCGTTCATGATGAAGATACTTATCTCAATACTGCTCTTCATGTAGGAGCAAAAGGTTATCTTCTAAAAAGTACCCCACCAAGAGAATTAGTTAATGCAATTTATTCTGCTTATAAAGGTTATTTTCAATTAGGTCCTGGTTTACTCGAAAGATACCTTTATAAAGTTGACCAAGCTCAATCTAATACTACAGAAATTGAACAACTAAGGCGAACAATTGAGCAGCAATCTCTTTTGCTAGAAAGAATCCATACTAATAAGACTCAACCAAACCGCTATCAAAGTCCTGCTGGTAATTATAACGAAATCAATCACGACTATCGCAAATTAGAAAAACAGTTTAATATGCTCCAATATCAGTTTCAAAAAATTAATAAACAGTTTGATATACTTCAAAATTTCATTTTTATTTTTTCAGTTGCGATGGTGATAGCAATCTTTATTTTGATTTTGGTTGTTATTTAA
- a CDS encoding succinate dehydrogenase, cytochrome subunit, with translation MVSNSNKMQIFNFYKSPIGRKFITSITGISLILFVAIHLSGNLSFFISPETYNQLAYFINRYDISLNTIELILLLFFVVHAALGIAIQITKHQARPVGYDQYQSIGEPSKQSLSSRTMILTGLVLVGFLIFHLLNFKFGTYYPTVVNGVPMRDLARLVREKFEQPGYTFGYTGVMILLGLHLRHGIWSALQSLGLTNGRFSAFVYSLALVIAGLIAIGFIVLPLAIYWHLV, from the coding sequence ATGGTTAGTAATAGCAATAAAATGCAAATTTTCAATTTTTATAAATCCCCCATTGGTAGGAAATTTATTACCAGTATTACGGGGATTAGTTTAATTTTGTTTGTAGCAATTCATTTGAGCGGTAATCTAAGCTTTTTTATCAGTCCTGAAACTTATAATCAACTAGCATATTTTATTAATAGGTATGATATTTCACTTAATACTATTGAGTTGATTTTGTTGCTATTTTTTGTGGTTCATGCAGCCCTAGGAATTGCCATTCAAATTACTAAACATCAAGCTAGACCTGTCGGATATGATCAATATCAAAGTATTGGTGAACCAAGCAAACAATCCCTTAGTTCTCGTACAATGATTTTGACGGGATTAGTGTTAGTGGGATTTCTAATTTTTCATTTATTAAATTTTAAATTTGGTACTTATTATCCCACCGTTGTTAATGGTGTACCAATGAGAGATTTAGCTCGTTTGGTCAGGGAAAAATTTGAGCAGCCAGGATATACTTTTGGTTATACTGGGGTGATGATTTTGTTAGGCTTGCATTTGCGTCATGGGATTTGGAGTGCTTTACAATCTCTTGGCTTAACGAATGGTCGTTTTAGTGCATTTGTTTATAGTTTGGCATTAGTAATTGCTGGTTTAATCGCGATTGGATTTATAGTTTTACCTTTGGCAATTTATTGGCATTTAGTTTAA